The following coding sequences lie in one Hyphobacterium sp. CCMP332 genomic window:
- a CDS encoding Trm112 family protein — protein sequence MSENIETPPKDVDPKLLEVLVCPVTRGPLVYDRKKGELVSKKARLAYPVREGVPIMLPDEARELSDAEVK from the coding sequence ATGAGCGAAAACATCGAAACCCCGCCCAAAGACGTTGATCCCAAGCTGCTGGAAGTGCTGGTCTGCCCGGTGACGCGCGGTCCGCTCGTCTATGATCGAAAGAAAGGCGAACTGGTCTCGAAAAAGGCCCGTCTCGCCTATCCGGTACGCGAGGGCGTGCCCATCATGCTGCCGGACGAGGCGCGCGAGCTCAGCGATGCGGAAGTGAAATGA